The nucleotide sequence AAAGCGGAGGCTTCCGAAGGGCTCGATGGGGTTGTTGCACCTCTTTAGCCCCGTCAGGGGATTGAAACGCCTCTTCATCTCTTGTCTCATGCTGGGATGAGAACTCCTCCGAGACGTCCCGACTGCGGATGGTTCTCACCTTAGACCTGGCCTGCTCAAAGCAGGGCCTCTTGCACGCAGTCCCACTCACGGCTAGCCTGTTCACACGAGGGGCCAAGAATGCACCTTCTGCTGATCTCTTTGGTGGGCAACGACCCGGGGCCAGTAGCCCTTGCAGCCAAGTACCTCCGCAAGACCACACCCCGTGGGACGGACCTGTCTATTCTTCTGGTCCAGGACGGCTCGCAAAACGTACCCCTACGGGAAGCTAGGCTCTCCGCCCTTCAGCATTGGTTGCAACAAGAGGGATTTTCCGTCCAGGTGCGAGAGTCCTAGGAGGCCGCGCTTAACGAAAGCGCTGATTTTCCAGGCCGTGTCGTCTTGAACCTCACCGCCGGGGATAAAGCCTCTTTTTTCCGTTTTTACCATTCAGCCAAGAAGCACGGCTGGGAAGCCCTGGTCATAGACGCCCACGGACCTGAGGCGGTGGTGACAACTTTGGCGCTGAAACCTCTTCCCCTCAGCAAGGATGAGTACCTTCATCTTCAAGATTACAAGTCCCTTTATTTTGTTCCCGCGCAAGCAAGGCTCATAGGCGTAGCCAACGAGGTTCCCCCAGGCCTAAGGGGCTATGTCTGGCACCAGCTTCGCACCGCTCAAGGAATGGACGTCTTGCTGGCCATTCAGGGCAACCGACCGCTCCTCTACTTCTCGGGGTCCGGCAAAAACTTCAAGGACCGCCTTAATGTTATCGCCCAAACCGCCAGGGAATTGGCAGGCCAGCTCGCGCTACCCATAACCGATTTCCCAGAACATCAGGTCCGCAAGGCGCACGCCAACAACCAAGAGTACTTGAGACGCATCTACACCCAACAGGCCAAAGAGTCCCGGGTACATCTCGTCTATCCCAGGAGGCCCGGAAACCTCCAAGAGGGGTTACAAGTACCCAAGGGGCATACGGCAGTGGAAAAGGTCCTCCGCCCCTTCCCCCTTCCCCGAAAAGGACCCGTTTTGCTCGCCCTCATGGGCGAACAGCCCGTACCGCTCTTGGCGTCCTTTTTGGCCCACCAACCCAAGGAAGTCTACTTGGTAACAACGCAGGCCCTAGAAGCCCAGCTGGAGCGTCTATCCCACGCTCAAAGGGAGCTGGAAAAGCTAGGGGCCCGCGTCCACACACGCACGGTTGAAGGGCCTTTCGCAGCGGACACCATTCGCCAGCTTTTCACACCCGTGGTCAGGGCGGCGGAAGCCAATGGCTTGCCCGTAGTGGTCAACCTCAATGGCGGAACCAAGCTGATGGCCCTGGCACTCCTCGAGGCCCTTCCGCCCCAAGCGAAGGTGGAATACTTGCATGGCAAAGAGCTGAAACCCCTGCCAGAAGGCCCACCCCTTTCTGTTCCCTGGGATAGCGTTACCCCCCAGCAAGTGCTAGGCCTCTTCGGCTACCGCCTGGAAACCCCAAGCACGGTGGGAAAACCTTATCCAGACCCCAAGGTGCTGTCCTTGGCTGAGGCGCTCCTGGGGCAACCCGAGAATAGGGGACTTGCGAAAAACTTCCTCCAGGCCTGGGTTGAAAGCTTCGGTGCGAACCCAAGGAGCTTCCGGCGCCGCATGCAGAAAAGCCCCTTGGAAACTGCTTTGGGCTTGGCATTGGAGTACGCTGTTTACTCCCATTTGGATGCGTTTTTGCGTCGCCATAAAGGAGGAGCAGCGCCCGGGGGCAACTTAGTCCCCATCTCCTGGAAGGAGCAGGGCCCCAGGGAAGTGGATGGGGTGGCCTGGATTAAGGGCAGGCTCGTCATCGTGGAGTGCAAACCCTCGCTACAAAAAGCCCTGGGCCTGGAGCGAGAAGACGCCTCGCTGGGGGTCCTGCGGGAGATGTTTGGCGGGGTATTTGGTGGAGGAATCCTGGTGGTCCGCAAGAGTGCCTGGCCCCCCCACGAGAAATCTCGCGCTCGCTTGCGCTCTACCCTTGCGGACCGAACCCTGCGCATCTTCAGCCTCGAGGGGCGGACCCACTTCCCCGAGGGCACCGTCTGGCACTTCCCCCACGACCTCGAGGCCGCCTTAAAAGACTGGCTCTAGCCCCTAAGCCTTTCCAAGACCTGTTTCAAGTGGGGGCTCTCCTTGGCCCAGCTCTTCAGGTCGCCTTGGTTTCTTAGGAAGCCCTTGGCCTCGAGGGCCTGCCGCAGCCCGGCCAGCTCCTCCTCCGATAGGCCCAAAATCGCCTCGGCGTTCTCCTCCAAAAACCTCCTAAAGTTCGGGTAGCTCACGGAGCGGAGCCTGGTGGCGAGCCGCTCGTACTCCGGGCTTGGCACCTTGCCCCCGTCCTTACCTTCCTCAGCCTGGGCGGGAAGGGCTCCTGCCAGCTCCATCCGCCCATACCCCGAGGAGGTCTTGGCGCCCACGCCCTCTTCCCGCAACGCCCAAGCCAGGATCTGCCAGGCGGCCTGGAGCCAGGGCTTGGCCGCCTCCCGGTCCACCCCAGGCGCCGGGGCCAGACCCAGCAAGAAGGTGCCGGTGACGCTAAGGAAGGGCACGGGCACAGGGCTGTCCCAGTCCGCGGGGGGGACCTTACCGCCCCCGTAGTAGTCGGCGTGGTGGGGGTTCATGATGTCCGGGCGGAGCCTCCACTTCCCGGGAAGGGGCAGGGCGTCAAAGAAGACCACCAAGCCCTGCTCCTCCGTGGTGCCGAAAAGGGCCGCTTGGGCCTCGCCCCGCTGGAAGCGATCCAGGTCCCGTCGCCAGGCCTCTCCTTCCAGGCGGAGGTGGGCGTAGCGGCTGGCCAGGCCCTTGAGGGCCGAACCGGGCAGGTAGGGCACGCCGTAGGTGCGGTGGAGGGTGAGGCTGGTCTCCAAAACCCCTTCCCCCCCGAGGCCCACCACCAGGCGCCCCAGGGTATGGGCCTCCCGCACCTCCGCCCCCGCTTCTAGCAGGGCCTGGCGGTAGCGCTGGAAAAACTCCGCGTAGCCCTCAGGCTCGCCTTCCTGGGCCGCTTCCTGCACAAGGTTGCGCTTGCTCTCCGTGTCGTCGCGGTGGGAGCTTTCCAGAAACCTATCCAGCCAAAGCCCGCGGTTAACCCGGGTAGCGCCAGGAAAACGGAGACCCTTCAGAACTTCCCTCCGGCTCATGATGCCCCCTCAATCAGGGCCTGGGCAAACCGCTTGAACCACCCCGAGGCCTGGAGCACCTCCCGGGTGAGGCGCAGGTAGAGGAGAAGCTCGGCCCTAAGCGCCTCTTCAGCCAGTTCCCTCCCTCCCTTACGCCCCAGGACCTGGGCCAGGTCGTCCAAGAACCTCTTGTGGGCCTCCTTGCCCCGGGAGTCCACGAAGGCCAGGGCCTGGGCCAGCCCCGCCTGGCGCACCAGGACGGGGAACTTCAGGGCCATGGTCTGGTAGTCCTCCGCCCAGGTACCCCCCTTCTGCGCGGCCTCCTTCACCCTCTCGTAGGCCCCCTGGGCCCAAAGCTGGGAACGGGTGCGCATGGCTAGCCTCCCAAGGTCACCCGGCAGAGGCCCCGGCCCACCGTGGCCTTGCCGCCCAGCTGCAACGCCCCTTGCAGAAGGCCCTTGAACAGGGCGAGGACCGCCTCGGCAGGCAGGGCCTTTTCCTTGCGGCGGGAGGGCTCGGCCCGCACCAGGCTGTAGAGGACGCTCTCGGCGGGCAGGCTTTCCTCGTACCAAAGCGCCCTTTGGGCCACGGTCTTGGTGGCGTCGTCCAGGCGGATGCGGGCCACCACCTCGGTGGCGGTTTCCAGCAGGAAGGCCATCACGTCGTCGTGGACCACCGCCAGGCGGCCCGCCACCGGGGCCTGGGTCCTGGTGAGCCAATCCTCCCACTCCCCTACCCCAGGAATGGGGCGGGCCTCGAGGTCCAGGTCCTCCAGGTAGACCTTACCCCCCTCGGGCAGGCGGGAGTTCGGGGCCACCAGAGCCTGGCCCTGCCCCAAGGGAGCAGGGAGCGCAGGGGGGGTAAGCCCCGCCATCTCCGCCTCCCGGCGGAAGCGCTCCAAGAGGTAAGGGCTCGTGACCAGGGCGAAGACCCCGTAGAGGCTCCGCACGGGCAGGAGGAGGAGCTTGGCGTCCCCCACCTGCACCGCCCCCGCGTGCTCGGAGGCGGCCTCGGTTTCCGGGCCGAAAACCGCGAAGAGGGTGTCCTTGTCCCATCCCTTCCCCTGAGCCCGGTCCCGCAGGACCCCCTTGAGGGAGCTTCCCGGCAGGTAGGGGATGCCCGTGGCCTTCTCCCGGGCGATGGGCAGGTCGATGGCCCCGATGCCCTGCCCCGTCCCCGCGTGGAGCGGGGAGAGGGCGTGGATGAAAAGGAGTGCGGTGGTGCTCCGTTCTGGGTTCACCTTTCTCCTCCTTGCTCTCTCAAATACTTCAAGAAGGCCCTAATGGGGTCGGTTTCTCCCCGCAAGGGCTCGATCCTTTGCGCCTCCTCTGGGGCGAGCTTCACGCTCACCGGGTGCGCCTCATCACCCACCTCAAGGACCACGCCCCCCGGGGGCACCCGGGGCCCCTCGAGGACCGCCACCAAGGTGGCCCGCTCCCCTAGGGGGCGGATGAGGAGGGGGCTTGCCAGGCGGTCGCCCTCGGCGGGCTTCAAGGTGCTATCGGAAGGATCGCCCCCATCCTTGAAGTGGAAGATGATGGGCAGGCCGAACTGCCCCCGGGGGAACTTGCGCACGGGGTGCTGGGGTGCGTGCCGGGGAGCGTGCCTCCTCGTCAGGCGGCGCACCTCGTCGGGCTCGGGCCAGAAGGAGCGGCCCGGGCGGTTCCTTTCCTGGCCCTCTCGGCGCATCTGACGGAAACCGCGGTAGGCCTCGGCCACTTCCCGCCAGGAAAGGGAGAACACCCCAAGGAGGCTTTTCGGCGTCAGGTGGGGCACCCCTTCCGGCCATCCCCCCTCCCGGCTATAGCGGACAAGCCGTTGCCGAATCTCCTCCTCTTGCGGCACCTTTTCCCCCTCGCCTCGCGGCTCCTTCTCCACCTCGGGCCTGAAGGCCCCAAACCCCCTGCGGGTGCGGGCCCCAAGCCCCCCAAAGGTCTCCCAGGCCCAAAGGGCCGCCTCCAGCTCCCCCTCGGCGTCCAGCAGAAGGGGCTTTTGGCCCTCGTCCTGGGGCACCGCCACCTCCTTGGGGAAGGCCAGGCACAGGCGGAAGCGCACCCCTACCCGCACGGGGTAGTTATGAGGGTCCTGGTCGGTGCGCCGGAGGGGGAAGGCCAGGTAGGGGTGGGCCACCTCAGGCCGGGCCCGGGGGAAGTTCTTCCCCGGCACGTCCACGAAGACGTCCTTCTCCTGGCCCGCCTCCAGCACCTCCACCTCCACCTGGAGGGGCGAGGCCCCTCCTTCCCCCGCGCTGCCGAAGAGGGCGGCCTCGAGGGCCCAAAGCCTTTCCAAGCTTCCCCCCGCCTGCCACCCCCGCACCGCCCGCCACCAGAAGCGGAGCTGCCCCCGCACCTCCGTGGCCCGCACCACGCTCACCGGGTCCGCCCGCTTTGGCTCCACCCCGCCCCCGAAGAGGGGGGTGAGGAACCGGTAGGTGCGCTCCTGGGTAACGATCCTCCTTCCGTCGGAGCGCTGGCCCTCGAGGCGCCTGGGGCCGTAGGCCTCTGGAAACTCCCTGACCCGCCTCATGCCTCCTCCCACGCCACAGGCTTTCCGCTCCACACCCCCACCGCCGCCAAACCGTAGCCGTCCCTGCGGTCCTGGGGCAGGTGGGAAAGGTTTTGGAACCATACCCCTTCCAGCCACTTCATCACCTGGTCGTCGCCCCACGCCTGGGGCAGGCGCACGAAGTACACGCTCCCCGCGGGCACCGCCCGGCGGCTGGGCTTTGGCTTCCCCTGGGCCAGGTCCCAACCGGAAACCGCCAGGGGCCGCCCCACCAGGGCCGCCTCCACCCGGGCCCCGGCGATGGCCCCGCCCTCGGGCAGGTAGGCGCCGCCAAAAAAGCCCGGCGTGAGGAGGACCACCCGGGCCGCCCGGGTTTGGACCAGGGCCTCCGCCAGGCTGAAAGGCACCCCAGGCACCCCCGGCCCCCCCTTCCGCCAGAAGGCCAGGCGGCGCTCCCCGCCCAGGGGGTGAACCCCCTCCACCTCCACCCCGTCCTCCGGCCACAGGACGAGGGCCAGGCGGCGGAGGCTTCCCGCCTTGCGGGCGAACTCCAGGCCCGAGGTTTGGAAGAGGGCGCCCTCCCGAGCGGTGCCCTTTTCCGGGTCCAGGCTCACGTGGGTGCGGATCTCCGGGGTGGGGCCCTCGTGCCCTTCCGGGGTGAAGCCTTGGGGAGGGTCCTCCAAGAGCCAGGCCAGGAAGCTTTCCCAGTACCAGAAGGCGGGAAGGCTTTGGGGCTTTCCCTTGAGGTGGGGGCTGGGCGAGCCCACAGGGAGAAGCCCCGGGTCCAGGTTCATGCCCGCCCCCTCCGGCACCCTTAGGGGCCGGAGGGGGTACAGGTTCCCTCCCAAGCGCAAGGCGTCCAGGGGCCTAGGGACGAGAAGGCGCCACCCTCCTTCCGCCGCCTCCGCCAAGAGGGGTCCCCGGACCCCCCAGGAGAGCACTTTCGGGGCGTCTTGGGGAAACTGGAGGCCCGCCTCGAGGGCCCGCCGGGTGCGGTAGGCCCCGGCCAGGGTCTGGGGCAGGGGGAAGGGAAGGCTCCTGGCCCGGGCCCCAGGGCTGTTGGTGAAGGGACGGCCGTCCCGCACGATGAGGGGATCCCGCGACTCAATGAGCATCCCACACCTCCCGCCTTTCCGTCGGTACCGCCGCCTGCTCCAAGGCCTCGGCAAAGGGCCGGGCCAGGAGGAGTTCTTCGGCGAGACGGCCCACGCCTCCTTCCCCGCTCAGCCACCGGGCCAGTTCCTCCTTATGCCCCCTCTTCATCTCCTTCCTCCCCAGGATGCGCCGGGCCTCGGCCAGCAAGGCCTCTTGGGGAAGCCCCAGGGCCTCCCCCTCCTGGGCCAGCTCCCAGAGCTCGTAGGCCACCCGGGCGGGCACCTCGCCCAGGCGCAGGAGGTCGGCCAGGCGGAGGAGGCGCTGGGTGAGCCGGGGCTCCTCGTCCCAGCGCCCCCGGACCATGAGCTCCGAGCCTGCGCGGGGGCTGTAGGCCACGGCCAAGGCGTTCCGCTTCTCCTCCCCTTCCCTCCCCTCCTTGGCCAGCCTCTCCGCCCGCCGGGCAAGGTCCAGGGCGTCCTGCAGGGGCTCCAGGTGGTGCACCACCGCCAAGCCCACGGAAAGGGTGGGCGGCTGCTCCAGGGGCACCCCTTCCAAGGCCTCCCCCATCACCTTCTGGAAGCGCTGGGCCAAGGCCCAGGCCGCCCGCAAGGCGGTGTGGAGGGGCAA is from Thermus tengchongensis and encodes:
- the cmr6 gene encoding type III-B CRISPR module RAMP protein Cmr6, with product MSRREVLKGLRFPGATRVNRGLWLDRFLESSHRDDTESKRNLVQEAAQEGEPEGYAEFFQRYRQALLEAGAEVREAHTLGRLVVGLGGEGVLETSLTLHRTYGVPYLPGSALKGLASRYAHLRLEGEAWRRDLDRFQRGEAQAALFGTTEEQGLVVFFDALPLPGKWRLRPDIMNPHHADYYGGGKVPPADWDSPVPVPFLSVTGTFLLGLAPAPGVDREAAKPWLQAAWQILAWALREEGVGAKTSSGYGRMELAGALPAQAEEGKDGGKVPSPEYERLATRLRSVSYPNFRRFLEENAEAILGLSEEELAGLRQALEAKGFLRNQGDLKSWAKESPHLKQVLERLRG
- the cmr5 gene encoding type III-B CRISPR module-associated protein Cmr5, with product MRTRSQLWAQGAYERVKEAAQKGGTWAEDYQTMALKFPVLVRQAGLAQALAFVDSRGKEAHKRFLDDLAQVLGRKGGRELAEEALRAELLLYLRLTREVLQASGWFKRFAQALIEGAS
- the cmr4 gene encoding type III-B CRISPR module RAMP protein Cmr4, translated to MNPERSTTALLFIHALSPLHAGTGQGIGAIDLPIAREKATGIPYLPGSSLKGVLRDRAQGKGWDKDTLFAVFGPETEAASEHAGAVQVGDAKLLLLPVRSLYGVFALVTSPYLLERFRREAEMAGLTPPALPAPLGQGQALVAPNSRLPEGGKVYLEDLDLEARPIPGVGEWEDWLTRTQAPVAGRLAVVHDDVMAFLLETATEVVARIRLDDATKTVAQRALWYEESLPAESVLYSLVRAEPSRRKEKALPAEAVLALFKGLLQGALQLGGKATVGRGLCRVTLGG
- the cmr1 gene encoding type III-B CRISPR module RAMP protein Cmr1, producing the protein MRRVREFPEAYGPRRLEGQRSDGRRIVTQERTYRFLTPLFGGGVEPKRADPVSVVRATEVRGQLRFWWRAVRGWQAGGSLERLWALEAALFGSAGEGGASPLQVEVEVLEAGQEKDVFVDVPGKNFPRARPEVAHPYLAFPLRRTDQDPHNYPVRVGVRFRLCLAFPKEVAVPQDEGQKPLLLDAEGELEAALWAWETFGGLGARTRRGFGAFRPEVEKEPRGEGEKVPQEEEIRQRLVRYSREGGWPEGVPHLTPKSLLGVFSLSWREVAEAYRGFRQMRREGQERNRPGRSFWPEPDEVRRLTRRHAPRHAPQHPVRKFPRGQFGLPIIFHFKDGGDPSDSTLKPAEGDRLASPLLIRPLGERATLVAVLEGPRVPPGGVVLEVGDEAHPVSVKLAPEEAQRIEPLRGETDPIRAFLKYLREQGGER
- a CDS encoding type III-B CRISPR module-associated protein Cmr3, coding for MLIESRDPLIVRDGRPFTNSPGARARSLPFPLPQTLAGAYRTRRALEAGLQFPQDAPKVLSWGVRGPLLAEAAEGGWRLLVPRPLDALRLGGNLYPLRPLRVPEGAGMNLDPGLLPVGSPSPHLKGKPQSLPAFWYWESFLAWLLEDPPQGFTPEGHEGPTPEIRTHVSLDPEKGTAREGALFQTSGLEFARKAGSLRRLALVLWPEDGVEVEGVHPLGGERRLAFWRKGGPGVPGVPFSLAEALVQTRAARVVLLTPGFFGGAYLPEGGAIAGARVEAALVGRPLAVSGWDLAQGKPKPSRRAVPAGSVYFVRLPQAWGDDQVMKWLEGVWFQNLSHLPQDRRDGYGLAAVGVWSGKPVAWEEA
- the cas10 gene encoding type III-B CRISPR-associated protein Cas10/Cmr2; amino-acid sequence: MKRWWPTAHGFVSTTHMAVLPFWEGVKNKGGEAWVGEALEHLAALVGEEARAATYHPALKDTPFVQYDVRLLYESRLEEFPALEDPGRLEEAKEVLRRLWGKLRQKGIQAPPGGYYALLHADGDRMGEALDRLGHPQAHRAFSRALALGFAREVKGIVEAHGGGLVYSGGDDVLALLPLHTALRAAWALAQRFQKVMGEALEGVPLEQPPTLSVGLAVVHHLEPLQDALDLARRAERLAKEGREGEEKRNALAVAYSPRAGSELMVRGRWDEEPRLTQRLLRLADLLRLGEVPARVAYELWELAQEGEALGLPQEALLAEARRILGRKEMKRGHKEELARWLSGEGGVGRLAEELLLARPFAEALEQAAVPTERREVWDAH